Proteins from a single region of Puntigrus tetrazona isolate hp1 chromosome 2, ASM1883169v1, whole genome shotgun sequence:
- the frrs1a gene encoding putative ferric-chelate reductase 1 isoform X1 → MQIRIALPLLEMWNLQTALAILGTLCLTSISGYKNGKVEKSCESMMPEHHSQPNTTASPYTLTANASKFSPGDDIRVTLFGSEHFKGFLIQARDATNPDAPAIGSFTLVDPDISQRLTCNRIEGSAVSHTSNAKKSEIRVIWKAPSNAPPAVQFFATVLAHYNIFWHKLPGPVISHISMSPAPPQPTTITSTNSASTSILPQPSTSEGCGKWKSCLTDPVSCNPSVHTNCFFLSYSTLGQTVSFELSGPSQGYVSFALSKDQWMGDDDAYLCINDEGRVSVEAAHTTGRTYPEVSSKSVLTDVGWRVSDGVIQCKFSRSIYAPQDPVRFSLNNSYYLFVAHGTAEYGMIHRHTRQPLISSHSQIITGPPEILTGSRSPLLMKYHGALMLMAWMLAGSTGKLMAAYFKPDWPEQTLFGQKIWFQVHRMLMSLTVLLTAVGFVFPFVYRGKWSTRAGAHPYLGCTVMILAFCQPVMAAFRPAPDSSRRWIFNWMHWGAGNAAEIIAVLSMFFGMRQQSLLLPYPWTTGVLSAFVVWTIVLKLVLKLHKHGIVRKGSGKEDEIPVLSNFSEDVNWDTKFRVAVLAVLVLGNSAFCISLLASIGDI, encoded by the exons ATGCAGATTAGGATAGCATTGCCTCTGCTGGAAATGTGGAATCTACAAACTGCTCTGGCAATTCTTGGGACTTTGTGTTTGACCTCTATAAGCGGATACAAAAATGGAAAGGTGGAGAAATCTTGTGAGAGCATGATGCCAGAACATCACAGCCAACCCAACACTACTGCCAGCCCATACACACTGACTGCGAACGCCAGTAAGTTCAGTCCAGGGGACGATATAAGAG TCACTCTTTTTGGAAGTGAGCACTTTAAGGGCTTTCTGATTCAGGCCCGAGATGCCACGAACCCTGATGCACCAGCTATTGGCTCGTTCACGCTGGTAGATCCTGACATTTCTCAGCGTTTGACATGCAACAGAATAGAG GGTTCTGCTGTTAGTCACACCAGTAATGCCAAAAAGAGTGAAATTCGGGTGATTTGGAAAGCTCCGTCCAATGCTCCTCCCGCTGTACAGTTTTT TGCCACAGTTCTTGCTCACTACAATATTTTCTGGCACAAGCTTCCTGGTCCTGTCATATCTCACATCTCAATGTCTCCCGCTCCACCTCAACCAACCACCATCACGTCTACAAACTCTGCAAGCACTTCTATTCTGCCTCAGCCA TCCACCTCAGAGGGATGCGGCAAGTGGAAGTCTTGTCTCACTGACCCTGTCAGCTGCAACCCTTCGGTGCACACAAACTGCTTCTTCCTTTCTTATTCTACTTTGGGCCAGACAGTTTCGTTCGAGCTCAGCGGCCCTTCACAGGGATACGTATCTTTTGCTCTGTCCAAGGATCAGTGGATG GGAGATGACGATGCGTACCTGTGCATAAATGACGAGGGTCGTGTAAGTGTGGAGGCTGCACACACAACAGGCCGGACGTATCCAGAGGTATCATCCAAG TCTGTGCTGACTGATGTAGGCTGGAGAGTTTCCGATGGGGTCATTCAGTGCAAGTTCTCTAGGTCCATCTACGCTCCTCAGGATCCGGTCCGGTTCAGCCTTAACAACAGTTACTACCTGTTTGTAGCGCACGGGACTGCAGAATATG GTATGATCCACAGACACACGCGGCAGCCGCTGATATCATCCCATTCTCAGATCATTACCGGCCCTCCTGAGATACTGACGGGATCTCGATCTCCACTGCTCATGAAATATCATG GAGCTCTAATGCTGATGGCCTGGATGCTAGCAGGAAGCACTGGAAAATTAATGGCTGCCTATTTTAAACCTGACTGGCCAGAACAGACATTGTTTGGGCAAAAGATATGGTTTCAG gtgCATCGCATGTTGATGTCTCTTACAGTTTTGCTGACCGCTGTAGGCTTTGTATTTCCTTTCGTCTACAGAGGAAAGTGGAGCACA AGAGCTGGTGCTCATCCATACCTCGGCTGCACTGTTATGATTCTCGCTTTTTGTCAGCCTGTAATGGCAGCATTCAGACCAGCTCCAGATTCCTCACG gCGATGGATATTTAACTGGATGCACTGGGGTGCTGGAAATGCTGCAGAAATTATAGCAG TGTTGTCCATGTTTTTTGGAATGAGGCAACAGTCTCTATTGCTGCCTTATCCTTGGACCACAGGGGTTCTCTCTGCTTTTGTGGTTTGGACCATTGTGTTAAAGCTGGTGTTAAAACTTCATAAGCATGGTATTGTTAGAAAAG GGAGTGGAAAGGAAGATGAAATTCCAGTTCTCTCAAACTTTTCAGAGGATGTAAATTGG GATACTAAGTTTAGAGTGGCTGTCCTTGCTGTTTTAGTGCTCGGAAACTCAGCATTCTGTATCTCACTACTCGCCTCCATAGGGGACATATAA
- the frrs1a gene encoding putative ferric-chelate reductase 1 isoform X2, giving the protein MQIRIALPLLEMWNLQTALAILGTLCLTSISGYKNGKVEKSCESMMPEHHSQPNTTASPYTLTANASKFSPGDDIRVTLFGSEHFKGFLIQARDATNPDAPAIGSFTLVDPDISQRLTCNRIEGSAVSHTSNAKKSEIRVIWKAPSNAPPAVQFFATVLAHYNIFWHKLPGPVISHISMSPAPPQPTTITSTNSASTSILPQPSTSEGCGKWKSCLTDPVSCNPSVHTNCFFLSYSTLGQTVSFELSGPSQGYVSFALSKDQWMGDDDAYLCINDEGRVSVEAAHTTGRTYPEVSSKSVLTDVGWRVSDGVIQCKFSRSIYAPQDPVRFSLNNSYYLFVAHGTAEYGMIHRHTRQPLISSHSQIITGPPEILTGSRSPLLMKYHGALMLMAWMLAGSTGKLMAAYFKPDWPEQTLFGQKIWFQVHRMLMSLTVLLTAVGFVFPFVYRGKWSTRFCAESWCSSIPRLHCYDSRFLSACNGSIQTSSRFLTAMDI; this is encoded by the exons ATGCAGATTAGGATAGCATTGCCTCTGCTGGAAATGTGGAATCTACAAACTGCTCTGGCAATTCTTGGGACTTTGTGTTTGACCTCTATAAGCGGATACAAAAATGGAAAGGTGGAGAAATCTTGTGAGAGCATGATGCCAGAACATCACAGCCAACCCAACACTACTGCCAGCCCATACACACTGACTGCGAACGCCAGTAAGTTCAGTCCAGGGGACGATATAAGAG TCACTCTTTTTGGAAGTGAGCACTTTAAGGGCTTTCTGATTCAGGCCCGAGATGCCACGAACCCTGATGCACCAGCTATTGGCTCGTTCACGCTGGTAGATCCTGACATTTCTCAGCGTTTGACATGCAACAGAATAGAG GGTTCTGCTGTTAGTCACACCAGTAATGCCAAAAAGAGTGAAATTCGGGTGATTTGGAAAGCTCCGTCCAATGCTCCTCCCGCTGTACAGTTTTT TGCCACAGTTCTTGCTCACTACAATATTTTCTGGCACAAGCTTCCTGGTCCTGTCATATCTCACATCTCAATGTCTCCCGCTCCACCTCAACCAACCACCATCACGTCTACAAACTCTGCAAGCACTTCTATTCTGCCTCAGCCA TCCACCTCAGAGGGATGCGGCAAGTGGAAGTCTTGTCTCACTGACCCTGTCAGCTGCAACCCTTCGGTGCACACAAACTGCTTCTTCCTTTCTTATTCTACTTTGGGCCAGACAGTTTCGTTCGAGCTCAGCGGCCCTTCACAGGGATACGTATCTTTTGCTCTGTCCAAGGATCAGTGGATG GGAGATGACGATGCGTACCTGTGCATAAATGACGAGGGTCGTGTAAGTGTGGAGGCTGCACACACAACAGGCCGGACGTATCCAGAGGTATCATCCAAG TCTGTGCTGACTGATGTAGGCTGGAGAGTTTCCGATGGGGTCATTCAGTGCAAGTTCTCTAGGTCCATCTACGCTCCTCAGGATCCGGTCCGGTTCAGCCTTAACAACAGTTACTACCTGTTTGTAGCGCACGGGACTGCAGAATATG GTATGATCCACAGACACACGCGGCAGCCGCTGATATCATCCCATTCTCAGATCATTACCGGCCCTCCTGAGATACTGACGGGATCTCGATCTCCACTGCTCATGAAATATCATG GAGCTCTAATGCTGATGGCCTGGATGCTAGCAGGAAGCACTGGAAAATTAATGGCTGCCTATTTTAAACCTGACTGGCCAGAACAGACATTGTTTGGGCAAAAGATATGGTTTCAG gtgCATCGCATGTTGATGTCTCTTACAGTTTTGCTGACCGCTGTAGGCTTTGTATTTCCTTTCGTCTACAGAGGAAAGTGGAGCACA CGGTTCTGTGCAGAGAGCTGGTGCTCATCCATACCTCGGCTGCACTGTTATGATTCTCGCTTTTTGTCAGCCTGTAATGGCAGCATTCAGACCAGCTCCAGATTCCTCACG gCGATGGATATTTAA